The genome window TCGGAATTCCGGTGCACGAACGCGACGTGAACCGGATCGACGCTGTTCTCGATGCGGTTGCGAAAATTGTAAGGTTTGACGTCGGTCAGAACCGCGCGCACGCACTCGCTCTCGTCGCGCTCTTCCATGAAGTGGTAACGCGGAAACGGCGGCGGCGCCCCGTCGCCTAAATAGACGAAGACGAGCCCGAGGTATTCTTTGACTGGATAGCTTCGGATCTTTACTTTTTGCGCGAAGCGATTGTTCTCGGCCGGCTGCTCGATGCATTGTCCCGCAGAGTTGAACTTCCAGCCGTGGTAGAAGCAACGCAGAGAGTCGTCTTCGACCCAGCCCGTCGAAAGAAGCGTGCCGCGGTGCGGGCAGCGCGGCTCGAAGACATGGACCTCGCCGCCGGCGCCGCGATAAAGCGCGAACTCTTCGCACAGAAGCCGGATCGGCGCCGCGCGGCCGGGCTTCAAGTCCTGCGAGCGGTAGACCGGCCACCAGAACATCTTGCGAAGATACCGTCCGGCGAGCGTGCCGGGGCCGGTCCGGCTGAAATCCTTGTAGTCGAATTTTTGCGCCGGCCGCCGCGCGGACTTCTTATTGCGCGTGATGCTCTTGACCGATGGCATGTTGTGAACCTCCGGTCGAAAAAGAACCCCTCATGCTTCGACAGGCTCAGCATGAACGGAAATTCGTCAACGTTTTTCACTCCTCCGTTCGTCCTGAGCGTGTCGAAGGGCGAACGGAGGCTTTTTCAGCAGCCTGTCATTTCCCCCCGAACAAGCTCGAACGATGCCGCTCCCACGCCTTCTTCTGCGCCTGTTCGAGCCCAAGGCGCACGAGCGTATAAAACCAGGCGACGATCGCCCCGGCGCTGGTCTCAGGATCGGCCAGCCGGCGCGGGGCGAAACCGATTTCATGATCGAAGAACGCGTCGCTGATGATGCGCTTTCCGGAGACGACCTCTTCGAGAACCCGCGTCGAAGTGCGGACGCAGGTCGCACGCTTCCAGTCGCGGTACTGCCAGTCGAGGCCCGAATCGCCTTCGGCGTACTTGATCTTGCCGCCTTTGACCTCGACATAAAAAGGCGCGCCGTCGCTCAAGTCGAACTGAAACGTGCGGTCGAAGGTTCGTGCGGTCGCGAGGCCTTCGGGATGATCGAGCACCTGCACAAGAAGCTCGCAGAAAAGCCGCGCCGCCCTTTCCATCACACCGCCTCCGACCAATCGAACTGGCGGAGAAGCTTCTCCGCGTCGCCGAAGCGCCCGGCCTCTTTTCTTATCACCGGATCGGCAAGCGCCAAAAGTCTTCCCTCCTCGACGACGCAACGGCTTCCCGCCCACAGCGATATTTTAGGAATGTTTCCGAGCTGGAAGTGCTTGTTCCCGACGGCGCCCCACGCGCCGTGCCGGTAAAATAAACCCGGGCCGCCGAGCGCAATGTGGCAGGCGCCGACGCCCGCGCCGTTGTTGTCGAGCATGTATTCGCCGTTGCGGAACGGCGCAGCCTTGGGGTTGAGCCCCATGAGAATCGCGTGCACGCCGCTCGGCTCGTCGGCGATGATGTCGAGGAGCTTCTTGGCTTCCTCGCCGCCGTCGGCGCCGACGATGAGTCCGTCTTTAAATTTCACCGCGACCGGCTTGCCCAACACTCCGCCGAGGAGCGTCGAGTGCTTCGCCATCCAGACGCCGTCGCACGCCTGCGTCATGGCGAATCCCGCGAGCGCGTTCCAGATGCGGTTGTTGTCGTCGCCGGCAAAGTCGAAAGAATTCGCCGCGGGATAGCGGCGGATGCCGCCGAACGGCTGCGAAACGTCGCCGGGGAGCGCAGTAAAACGGAGATCGGTGCCCCAGGGGTTGGTGAGCTTGAAGGTATCGCGCGCCTCGGCCGCGGCGATGAGGATTTCACTGACGCGCCTGCCGATGGCTCGCAGCAATTCGCTGGGATAGCTGAGCGCTTCGGGGCTCGCGAAAGGGGCTTCGGGATCGTCGCTCAGGACCTCGGGCGCTTCCACTGCGCAATGCGCGCAGATGCGCTTCCCGTAGTACATGCTGAGCGTGTAAAATACCTGGTTGTACTTTTGCGCGCCGCGGCTGTTGCGGGTGTAATCCAAAACGACGTCGGCGCCGCGGATCGCGTTCACGACCGCCGGCGCCGGCTGAAATTTTTCCAGATAGCTCCAGGCGCCGGGCGCCGTGCCGCGGCGCAGCGGGATGTGCTCCTCGAGCCGCATGATAATGGGTTTGGCGCCGAGCTCGCGCACGATCTCGGCCGCGACGCGGACGATTTCATCGATGCCGTCCGCGACCGCCGTCTCCCATAGAAGAAGCGCCTGGTCGCCGGTTTTGATCTGCGCGCCCTCGACGATCTCGCGGCGGATGATCTCGCGCCCCAATTCCGAGCGCGCGTAGGCGCGCGTGACTTCGGCGCTCCGAGCGCGGGATTGTTCCTTCGCGGCGACCATTTTTTTCGCTCCGCGTTCCCTCCGTCGAACAATATTCCCCGTAAAAATCCTTGTCAACCACAGCGGTAAATTTCGCGGGATTTTTTCCAATCACCTCCGCGTAGCGTCGCTCATTTAATAAATTACAGCGCCATAAAATAACCGCTGCGCGCTTCGCGGCGCGGCTGTCGTAAGCGGCTTCGCCTCGCGATCCTTTTCTTTCGGGTTGACACTCGCTATAAACCTGCCCTATTTTACGGCATTGTTTGGTTGGACCGTTCGATCTCGTCGGGCATTGCAAAATGTCGCGCCTAACTAAATCCGCATTCCTGGGCTTTCTCATAGGGACTGCGGGAGTGGCGTTAAGTTTTTTCCACGCCGCGCATGACCTCGAGGAAGACGCGGGTCTGAGCTTGCTGTTCGGCCTGAGGGGAATCAGAAAAGCGCCATCGGACGTCGTTGTCGTCAGCATCGACAGCGAGTCCTCCGAGCAACTTGACGTGTCGCGCAATCCCGATAGATGGGCTCGTTCGCTCCATGCGCGTTTAGTTGAAAAGCTGGCGAGAGCAGGCGCTCAGGTCGTTACCTTCGACCTGTACTTTATAGACCCCGGTTCCCCGGACGAGGACAATTCCTTAGCTGAGGCGATTAAAAAAGCTCGTAACGTCGTGCTTGCCGAACCCCTTAAAGAGGAAACGGTGTCCGTATCGGACACGGGCAGGTCTCCTATGGGAGAGCACAGCATCGTGAGACCGGTGAAGCCCATTCCTGCTCTTTCACGGTCGGCTGTCGCCACGGCGCCTTTCGTTCTTCCCAGAATGCCCGTCAAAGTCAGCCAATATTGGACCTTCCATACCGGTTCGGGAGATTCGCCGACCTTCCCCGCGGTCGCATTCCAAATCTATGCTCTGCCGGCATACGGTGAGTTTTTCCGTTTATTGGAAAAAGTAAGTCCCAATCAAGCGGCCAAAATTTCACGCGACCCCGATACGGCGATAAAAGAAAAGGGCGCGGTAAGATTCATCAGAGACATCCGGGGAATTTTTGAAAGCGATCCCTCGCTGGAAAAAAAAATGGCCGCAGAGTTGGAGCGCTCAAATCTTGTCAAGAGCGATGGCAAGAAGTATCGGTTGCTAAAATCTCTTATCCATATGTACGGCGGCGTCAATCGCCGATACCTGAATTACTACGGGCCGCCCCGCACTTTCAGCACCCTGCCGTATTATCAGGCCTTGCGGCTCGGCGAAGGCTCAAGCGGCGATTCCCAGATAGACCTCAAGGGCAAAGCCGTTTTTGTCGGTCTTTCGGAAATATTGCTGACGCAAAGACAGGACAGCTTCTACACGGTTTTTTCACGGGCCAACGGCGTATTTATCAGCGGCGTGGAAATCGCTGCAACCGCATTCGCCAACCTTCTGGAAGACACGCCCGTGCAGCCGGTCGGCTCGCGCGCTTACATCCTCATCATTCTGGCGTGGGGCATCCTCGTCGGCCTCGTTTGTCGTATGGCCGCTCCCGTAGTCGCCGGGCCGGTGATCGTAGGCTTGAGCCTTCTTTATCTCTTGCTCGCCGAGCATCAATTTAAAGCCGCCGGCACCTGGTACCCCATTCTTATTCCGCTGTGTTTGCAGGCGCCCTTCGGATTTTTCGGCGCGGTGTTGTGGAACTACGTTGAGACCAACAAGGAGCGCCAGAATATCAGAAAGGCTCTTACTTACTATATTCCGAACGAGCTGGTGGACGAGTTGGCAAAAAACATCGTCGGGATCAAAAGAAGCGGGCAAACGATATACGGGGCCTGTCTCTATGCGGACGCCGCTGGATACACCGACCTGTCGGAAACGATGGCCCCGCGGGAATTAAGCGACCTGATGCAGAAATATTTTGAGGCCACGTTGGAGCCGGTAAAGCAAACCGGCGGGCTCGTCGTCGATCTGAAGGGAGATTCGATCCTGGCGATCTGGAAGGGCGCGCGGCCCGAGGCCAAGCTCAGGGAACAAGCGTGCCGGGCCGCTCTGGGCCTCGCCAAGGCGGTGCATGAGTTCAATCGGGATTTGAAGACCCTGAAACTTCCCACTCGCGTCGGCGTCCATGCCGGACAAATTTTCCTCGGCAATATAGGGGCCGGGGATCATTACGAGTATGCCGTCACGGGCGACACCATTAATACGGCGTCGCGAATGGACGGTCTCAATAAATACCTGGGCACCGAGATATTGGTGTCCGAAGAGGCCATCCATCGACTCGACGGTTTCCTGACGCGGGAAGCGGGAAGATTTCGGCTCAAAGGAAAGGCACAGCCGATCCAGGTGCACGAATTGTTGTGCCGCGTGGAAGAGTGCCAGGAAAACCAGAAAAAGGCTTGCGCGATCTTTTCCGAGGGGCTGCGGGCTTTCCGAGAACAGTCTTGGGACAAGGCAAAAGAAAAATTCCAGCAGTCGGTTGAGTACTCAGGAGAAGACGCCCTGTCGAGCTTTTACCTGAGGCTTTGCGAGCACTATAAAAAGAATCCGCCTGGGGAACCCTGGGAAGGCATCATTCAATTGCAGGAAAAATAGCGAGGCGCTCCTATGCAGCCGATCCAAAAAAGAGAGGCGGTCATGAAAAAGTTGTGGGTGTATTTGAGCGCGGTTCTTCTTACGGGATTGTTTTACGCGGCGGTTTCCGGCGCCGCCACGACGTGCGAACCGTGGGTTGCAAAAATGGTTTCGGTCCAGGGGAACGTAGAAACGCGAAGGGCGGGCCAGACACAGTGGCGGCCGGCTCGGTTGAATGACACCTACTGCCCCGGCGATAGGATTCAAGTCGGTGAGAGAAGCCGTGCGGACGTCGTCTTGGCCAACCAACCGATCCTCCGTCTCGACCAGAACAGCACGATCACCCTGGGAGGAGTTAAGGAACAAAGGACATCCGTAATCGAACTGATCAAAGGAGCTATTTATTTCTTCAGCCGTCTTCCCCGGAACTTGGAAGTGCGCACGGCCTTCGTCAACGCGGGGGTGGAGGGGACCGAGGGTTTGATAAGAGTTGACGAGGATAGGGCCTTGATATCGATATTTGATGGCAAGGTGCTGGCCGAGAATCAGGCCGGGAGCCTCGCGATCACAAGCGGCGAATCGGCTGTAGCCGCCGAAGGCCGAGCGCCCGTCTTCACGATCGTCGCGCGGCCTCGGGACGCGGTCCAGTGGACATTATATTATCCGCCGGCCGTCTACATTCGCCCCGAGGAGTTTCAACTCCAACCCGACTGGCAAGGGATGGTTCGAAATTCCATCGAGTCCTACAGGAAAAATGATATTCAGGCGGCCTTCGAGAGTATCCAGGGAATTCCGGATGCTGTCGGCGAGCCGCGCGTTTTCGCTTATCGCGCCTCGTTACTGCTGGCCGTGGGACGCGTCGATGAGGCCGGCAAAGACCTCGCGCGCGCGCTGAGCTTAAATCCGGCCTTCGGCGATGCCTTGGCGCTGCAGGCCGTCATCGCGGTCGCGCAAAATGAAAAAGAGAAAGCGCTCGATATCGCCAAGAAGGCGGTCGCGGCTGACCCGAAGTCCGCCTCGGCGTTGATTGCGCTCTCCTACGCTCAGCAGGCAAATTTCGATCTCGAGGGCGCGCGGAGCAGTCTCCAGCAAGCGGTGCAAGTGAGTCCGGACAATGCCCTCGCCTGGGCCAGGCTGGCCGAGCTTCATATGTCATTCGCCGAGCTGGACAAAGGTCTCGAAGCGGCGCAAAAGGCGGCGGCGCTCAATCCCAATCTATCGAGGACGCAAACGGTTTTGGGATTCGCTTATCTGACGCAGGTCAAGACCGCTGAGGCGAAGAAGGCTTTTGAAAGAGCGATCGAACTCGACCAGGCCGACCCCCTCCCAAGGCTGGGCCTCGGTCTGGCAAAGATCCGGGAAGGTGATCTGCAAGAGGGGAGACGGGAAATTGAAATTGCCGTGAGCCTGGACCCTGACAACGCACTCATCCGAAGCTATCTGGGAAAGGCCTATTTCGAGGAAAAACGAGACCAGCAGGCGGCCGATCAATACGAGATGGCTAAAGCGCTGGATCCGAAAGATCCGACCCCATATTTCTACGATGCCATCCGAAAGCAAACCACCAATCGACCGGTCGAAGCCTTGCAGGACCTGCGGAAAGCCATTGAATTGAACGACAACCGGGCAGTTTACCGGTCACGCCTGTTGCTCGACGAGGATCTCGCCGCACGGAGCGCCAGTCTTGGACGCATCTATAATGACCTCGGATTTCAGGAGCTGGGGTTGGTGGAAGGGTGGAAATCGGTTAATACCGATCCTAGTAATTATTCGGCGCATAGGTTGTTGGCGGATAATTATGCTGCGTTGCCGCGGCATGAAATTGCTCGGGTGAGTGAATTGCTGCAGTCACAGCTATTACAGCCGATTAATATCACTCCTGTGCAGCCTGTTCTCGCCGAAAGCAACTTGCTGATTTTGGAGGGCAGTGGCCCGTCATCTCCATCATTCAATGAATTCAATCCGTTGTTCACACGAAACCGCTTCGCGCTGCAAGCATCTGGTGTTTTTGGAAGCAATACTACTATCGGCGACGAAGTAACGCAGTCTGGTGTTTGGAACGATCTCTCCTACAGCCTTGGGCAGTTTCATTTCCAAACAGATGGATTTCGGAAGAATAACGACCTGAACGTTAACATCTACAACGCTTTCGTCCAAGCGGCCGTCTCG of Candidatus Binatia bacterium contains these proteins:
- a CDS encoding Rieske 2Fe-2S domain-containing protein; this translates as MPSVKSITRNKKSARRPAQKFDYKDFSRTGPGTLAGRYLRKMFWWPVYRSQDLKPGRAAPIRLLCEEFALYRGAGGEVHVFEPRCPHRGTLLSTGWVEDDSLRCFYHGWKFNSAGQCIEQPAENNRFAQKVKIRSYPVKEYLGLVFVYLGDGAPPPFPRYHFMEERDESECVRAVLTDVKPYNFRNRIENSVDPVHVAFVHRNSEYRGLTGCPRVEAEETDYGMILRAIRPDGSVRVTQFEMPTLLYIKQGPRSPEEKGWRDFLNWRVPIDDETNRGFSVTLARLSGDSAKRFIEQQEARMQKDPALEIGEAVLAGKMHVDDITDLQLAVNVQDYVAQRGQGVISGRAGERLGRSDAGVILLRKIYAREMKTMAQGKKMKRWSPLVPAATIGT
- a CDS encoding tetratricopeptide repeat protein, with translation MQPIQKREAVMKKLWVYLSAVLLTGLFYAAVSGAATTCEPWVAKMVSVQGNVETRRAGQTQWRPARLNDTYCPGDRIQVGERSRADVVLANQPILRLDQNSTITLGGVKEQRTSVIELIKGAIYFFSRLPRNLEVRTAFVNAGVEGTEGLIRVDEDRALISIFDGKVLAENQAGSLAITSGESAVAAEGRAPVFTIVARPRDAVQWTLYYPPAVYIRPEEFQLQPDWQGMVRNSIESYRKNDIQAAFESIQGIPDAVGEPRVFAYRASLLLAVGRVDEAGKDLARALSLNPAFGDALALQAVIAVAQNEKEKALDIAKKAVAADPKSASALIALSYAQQANFDLEGARSSLQQAVQVSPDNALAWARLAELHMSFAELDKGLEAAQKAAALNPNLSRTQTVLGFAYLTQVKTAEAKKAFERAIELDQADPLPRLGLGLAKIREGDLQEGRREIEIAVSLDPDNALIRSYLGKAYFEEKRDQQAADQYEMAKALDPKDPTPYFYDAIRKQTTNRPVEALQDLRKAIELNDNRAVYRSRLLLDEDLAARSASLGRIYNDLGFQELGLVEGWKSVNTDPSNYSAHRLLADNYAALPRHEIARVSELLQSQLLQPINITPVQPVLAESNLLILEGSGPSSPSFNEFNPLFTRNRFALQASGVFGSNTTIGDEVTQSGVWNDLSYSLGQFHFQTDGFRKNNDLNVNIYNAFVQAAVSPKLSVQAEVRHRDLESGDLSSVFSPTAADLFFRRNLRLASDSETYRVGLRVSPLKGSDLLGSFIYLDDVRKIKVFPGSPDTSITSDGPLAELQYLYRQKIFNATLGGGYYRLNQGFKSGSFSLRERTKHGNGYVYSRIQFPSVSWTSVSWTLGLSGDVFDGDAFTKKMHRVNPKFGVLWNIFGDTLFRAAWFRTFKRSSFFNQTLEPTQVAGFNQLFDDFTGTRSERWGVGLDHRFSRDVSGGVEISQRKLTIPVAGPGNIEENWRESLYRAYLQVTPHPRWAVEIEYSREKFKNLEPFGPLNTDTQIIPFGVSYFSPSGFLAKLRASYLKQKVALDTGSDSDHATFLDLSLGYRLPKRLGTLEVQFLNILDQNYRYEGLQDRRSQQRTGLPSSLPFPPDFTVFVRFNLSF
- a CDS encoding adenylate/guanylate cyclase domain-containing protein, producing MSRLTKSAFLGFLIGTAGVALSFFHAAHDLEEDAGLSLLFGLRGIRKAPSDVVVVSIDSESSEQLDVSRNPDRWARSLHARLVEKLARAGAQVVTFDLYFIDPGSPDEDNSLAEAIKKARNVVLAEPLKEETVSVSDTGRSPMGEHSIVRPVKPIPALSRSAVATAPFVLPRMPVKVSQYWTFHTGSGDSPTFPAVAFQIYALPAYGEFFRLLEKVSPNQAAKISRDPDTAIKEKGAVRFIRDIRGIFESDPSLEKKMAAELERSNLVKSDGKKYRLLKSLIHMYGGVNRRYLNYYGPPRTFSTLPYYQALRLGEGSSGDSQIDLKGKAVFVGLSEILLTQRQDSFYTVFSRANGVFISGVEIAATAFANLLEDTPVQPVGSRAYILIILAWGILVGLVCRMAAPVVAGPVIVGLSLLYLLLAEHQFKAAGTWYPILIPLCLQAPFGFFGAVLWNYVETNKERQNIRKALTYYIPNELVDELAKNIVGIKRSGQTIYGACLYADAAGYTDLSETMAPRELSDLMQKYFEATLEPVKQTGGLVVDLKGDSILAIWKGARPEAKLREQACRAALGLAKAVHEFNRDLKTLKLPTRVGVHAGQIFLGNIGAGDHYEYAVTGDTINTASRMDGLNKYLGTEILVSEEAIHRLDGFLTREAGRFRLKGKAQPIQVHELLCRVEECQENQKKACAIFSEGLRAFREQSWDKAKEKFQQSVEYSGEDALSSFYLRLCEHYKKNPPGEPWEGIIQLQEK